A single window of Methanomassiliicoccaceae archaeon DNA harbors:
- a CDS encoding tetratricopeptide repeat protein yields the protein MAIDGLLSSAEDGSPEAQYQLAMLYIGGEEVPQDYSLAEKWLRRAAGNNYLPANRELGILIASGSVKGRTETEAYDLLRGPVDRMDPRSLYYLAMMYETGNCIARDLVSAIRLYAFAASFGYPGAEEDHDRVQKIYDGERSALLRSRPLLDLQVSENGIEAVCCKDMLDFVLIGDIYFIDTYRGPAICALDEKGQEVVLKECPFCGKRCEQVPKTC from the coding sequence ATGGCCATCGACGGGTTATTATCTTCTGCCGAGGACGGGAGTCCCGAGGCGCAATATCAGCTTGCTATGCTATACATCGGAGGGGAAGAGGTCCCCCAGGACTATTCGCTGGCGGAAAAATGGCTCCGCAGGGCCGCAGGGAACAACTATCTCCCTGCCAACAGGGAGCTCGGGATCCTTATCGCCTCCGGGTCCGTGAAGGGAAGGACGGAGACCGAGGCCTACGACCTGCTGCGCGGGCCCGTGGACAGGATGGACCCCCGTTCGCTGTACTATCTGGCGATGATGTACGAGACCGGGAACTGCATCGCGAGGGACCTTGTGAGCGCAATACGCCTGTACGCGTTCGCCGCCAGCTTCGGATACCCCGGGGCAGAAGAAGACCACGACCGTGTTCAGAAGATCTACGACGGGGAGCGTTCCGCACTGCTCAGGTCCCGCCCCCTGCTGGACCTGCAGGTCTCAGAGAACGGCATCGAAGCTGTATGCTGCAAAGATATGCTCGACTTTGTGCTGATCGGGGACATCTACTTCATCGACACCTACAGGGGGCCGGCGATATGCGCCCTCGACGAGAAGGGACAGGAGGTCGTACTGAAAGAGTGCCCGTTCTGCGGTAAAAGGTGCGAACAGGTTCCCAAGACCTGCTGA
- a CDS encoding MFS transporter — translation MERKDKRTDRRNSVIRIIILFGIVSLFGDMLYEGARSANGQYLELLGVSATLLGLVYGIGEFLGYALRLISGYLSDKTGRHWLFIFFGYATLIVVPIMGLTTNWQIIIILILLERVGKGLRGPPKDTVLSRAAEQGGTGLGRAFGIQEAIDQLGAFSGPLIFSLAFFLSGQEGIEGYQLGYLSLFIAFILLLAALSLVFKNYKHGNFDIDVITEENKKEKLTRHFWMFTLFASLTVMGLVNFSLIGYYLKAENILPDQAIVLLYSLAMIVDAAVALLIGNLYDSLKKRSGSKSGGIIVLAFVPIITMMIPFFGFSGTVIGAVVGMVLFGTVMGAHETVVRSSIADLTSFHKRGTAYGVFFTAYGISFLIGSTMMGSIYDNFGTIYIGIAVAAVEILSLIVFMWMRSDIRRNITAAS, via the coding sequence TTGGAAAGAAAGGATAAAAGAACCGACAGAAGGAATTCTGTCATCCGTATCATCATTCTGTTCGGGATCGTCAGTCTTTTCGGGGATATGCTGTACGAAGGTGCCCGCAGCGCCAACGGTCAGTATTTGGAACTTCTCGGGGTGAGCGCCACTCTATTGGGCCTGGTCTACGGCATAGGGGAATTCTTGGGATACGCCCTGAGGCTCATTTCGGGATATCTTTCTGATAAGACGGGCAGACACTGGTTGTTTATATTTTTCGGATATGCAACGCTCATAGTCGTTCCCATAATGGGATTGACTACAAATTGGCAGATCATAATCATCCTTATTCTTCTGGAACGTGTAGGTAAGGGATTACGCGGTCCTCCCAAGGACACGGTGCTCTCCCGGGCGGCCGAACAAGGGGGCACGGGACTGGGGAGGGCGTTTGGCATACAGGAGGCAATAGATCAGTTAGGTGCGTTCTCAGGACCGCTGATATTCTCCTTGGCATTCTTCCTCAGCGGACAAGAAGGCATCGAGGGGTACCAGCTGGGATATCTGTCCCTTTTCATTGCATTTATTCTGCTTCTTGCGGCACTGTCCCTCGTATTTAAGAATTACAAGCACGGCAACTTCGATATCGATGTTATAACAGAAGAAAATAAAAAAGAAAAACTGACGCGTCACTTCTGGATGTTCACGCTGTTCGCTTCCCTGACCGTTATGGGACTTGTCAATTTCAGTCTTATAGGGTATTATCTCAAGGCTGAAAATATTCTGCCGGACCAAGCGATCGTACTATTGTATTCCTTGGCCATGATAGTCGATGCCGCGGTAGCATTATTGATCGGAAATCTATACGACTCGTTGAAGAAAAGGTCCGGCTCGAAAAGCGGAGGCATAATCGTCCTTGCATTTGTTCCGATAATTACAATGATGATACCGTTTTTCGGATTCAGCGGCACCGTCATCGGAGCGGTGGTCGGAATGGTCCTGTTCGGTACCGTCATGGGCGCCCACGAGACGGTCGTCCGTTCTTCGATAGCAGATCTGACATCGTTCCATAAACGCGGTACTGCTTACGGGGTATTCTTTACGGCATACGGCATATCCTTTTTGATCGGTAGCACAATGATGGGATCGATCTACGATAATTTTGGTACGATATATATCGGAATAGCTGTCGCAGCAGTGGAGATATTATCGCTTATAGTGTTCATGTGGATGAGGTCGGATATCAGGAGAAATATAACGGCCGCATCTTGA
- a CDS encoding tetratricopeptide repeat protein yields MAGNEKNYVFETPEGRVEMDIDEVKEFADSGNIDGRYAYGLSLVLGLDTDVDEQAGYGYLEDAAEGGQADAMLFLVKMFFSGQYLGIDPVKAVDYARHASDAGIPEAKLYLGTAYMDGLSVDNDYTMAADLFRQAANAGVQEARNSLAYLYEEGLGVPKDENKAFKLYSIAAKAGNINGMFRCGVCFEYGIGADMDLTKAVEWYDRAAKEGDAFAMHRLGIIYSRDSKGVGEDPDKAFGWFLAAALEGMADSMYAVGICYRDGYGTEADGEESKKWMKLAADNGVDGSDRTET; encoded by the coding sequence ATGGCCGGAAATGAGAAGAACTACGTCTTCGAAACCCCTGAAGGAAGGGTCGAGATGGACATCGATGAGGTAAAGGAATTCGCCGATTCCGGAAACATCGACGGCCGGTACGCTTACGGCCTTTCGCTGGTGCTCGGCCTGGATACCGACGTGGACGAGCAGGCAGGATATGGATATCTCGAAGATGCCGCCGAGGGCGGACAGGCCGATGCCATGCTGTTCCTGGTGAAGATGTTCTTTTCGGGACAATATCTCGGGATCGATCCGGTCAAAGCGGTAGATTACGCGAGGCATGCCTCCGATGCCGGGATCCCCGAGGCGAAGCTGTACCTCGGGACCGCGTACATGGACGGTCTCTCGGTCGATAACGACTACACGATGGCCGCCGACCTTTTCAGGCAGGCCGCCAACGCCGGCGTGCAGGAGGCGAGGAACAGCCTTGCATACCTCTACGAGGAAGGGCTCGGAGTTCCGAAGGATGAGAATAAGGCGTTCAAGCTCTACAGCATTGCGGCGAAGGCCGGCAACATCAACGGAATGTTCCGCTGCGGGGTCTGCTTCGAATACGGCATAGGTGCCGACATGGATCTGACGAAGGCCGTGGAATGGTACGACAGGGCCGCCAAGGAGGGCGATGCGTTCGCGATGCACCGCCTCGGAATAATTTATTCCAGGGACTCTAAGGGCGTCGGAGAGGATCCCGATAAGGCGTTCGGATGGTTCCTCGCCGCGGCCTTGGAGGGCATGGCCGACTCGATGTACGCCGTGGGGATCTGCTATAGGGACGGTTACGGCACCGAGGCCGACGGCGAAGAATCGAAAAAATGGATGAAACTCGCCGCCGATAACGGGGTGGACGGTTCGGATCGCACCGAGACCTGA
- a CDS encoding transglutaminase-like domain-containing protein, producing MNPAGTAAVLLTVIFAVTACISLATDGYNGERSTDDRLPYEITVSYDDNIETVTGQGTFEYGTVISLTAVAKPYHVVDEWNEDGALVGNGTSISYTVRGDAELYVSSAIEKDAGFTFTQTGFVEPFSFTCFDVFSPYSTDTWSATGICSDGTEEVLECNYYEDAPGSWTLTVDGNSGRLSDLRSMTITHTSSYPDSTSFSSSIETSSYAWKNYSPVDDAYNEYAMFLVLDAEKFDLNGFFSSNWNRAYDRLFRSMELFDYIIIEDPTIETIADNIKKITSGYTSDIDKVQCALDFVSFTVDYRYDEENYGTDEYFATAYEILYIRSGDCEDTSILFVSIAEYMGYDVYMIPMIVHMGGGVVIPGLEGNFDGYPGLMFCETTDDPVIYGRDSSWEVGDISHLEDHIPNATPIHVSVFSNLIKINL from the coding sequence GTGAACCCCGCCGGCACGGCAGCCGTCCTGTTGACAGTCATATTCGCCGTTACGGCATGTATCAGCCTGGCAACGGACGGATACAACGGAGAGAGATCGACCGACGACAGATTACCATACGAAATAACGGTCTCGTACGACGATAATATCGAAACGGTGACCGGGCAGGGCACGTTCGAATACGGTACGGTCATATCGCTCACAGCGGTCGCAAAACCATATCATGTTGTCGACGAATGGAACGAAGACGGTGCCCTTGTCGGTAACGGAACGTCCATTTCCTACACGGTCAGAGGAGATGCAGAGCTCTACGTCAGCTCTGCGATCGAAAAGGATGCGGGCTTCACGTTTACGCAGACCGGATTTGTGGAACCCTTCTCTTTCACCTGCTTTGACGTGTTCTCGCCTTATTCGACAGATACGTGGTCGGCGACGGGCATCTGTTCCGACGGCACCGAAGAGGTCCTCGAATGCAACTACTACGAGGATGCTCCTGGCTCCTGGACCCTCACGGTCGATGGCAATTCCGGAAGGCTCTCCGACCTTCGGAGCATGACCATAACCCACACTTCGTCATATCCCGACAGCACTTCGTTCAGCAGCTCCATCGAGACAAGCTCGTACGCATGGAAAAATTACAGCCCGGTCGACGACGCGTACAACGAATACGCTATGTTCTTGGTACTCGACGCCGAAAAATTTGACTTGAACGGATTTTTCTCATCGAACTGGAACCGTGCCTATGATAGGCTGTTCCGTTCGATGGAATTATTCGACTATATAATCATAGAGGACCCGACGATCGAGACGATCGCCGATAACATCAAAAAAATAACATCCGGGTACACAAGCGACATCGATAAGGTCCAGTGCGCTCTGGACTTCGTCAGCTTCACTGTGGATTACAGGTACGACGAAGAAAATTACGGCACTGACGAATATTTCGCTACGGCGTATGAGATACTGTATATCAGGTCGGGAGACTGCGAAGATACGTCCATACTCTTCGTCTCCATCGCCGAATATATGGGGTACGACGTCTACATGATCCCCATGATCGTGCATATGGGGGGAGGCGTGGTCATCCCCGGCCTGGAGGGCAACTTCGACGGATATCCCGGCCTCATGTTCTGCGAGACGACCGATGATCCGGTGATATACGGCCGCGACTCGAGCTGGGAAGTGGGAGATATCAGCCATTTGGAAGATCATATCCCGAATGCGACCCCCATCCATGTTTCCGTCTTCAGCAACTTAATCAAAATCAATCTATAA
- a CDS encoding YgiQ family radical SAM protein produces the protein MFIPTTLQEAKERGWKSLDIILVSGDTYYDTSYSGSSVIGHWLIDNGYKVGIIPQPGEGDIGKLGVPNLFWSVSAGCVDSMVANRTPTGKIRNDDDFTPGGMNNRRPDRATISYTNMIKKFCKDRPIVLGGIEASLRRIAHYDVWSDSVRRSVLFDAKADYITYGMAEFSNLALANALRDGEDPSQIRGICYISKELKEGHIELPSYEECSEDMEKFAYAYREFYHNCDPITAKGLCQKHGNRYLVQNPPQRDPTTEELDRIYSSDYENKVHPSFLKDGQVKAADTIKNSITTHRGCYGGCNYCAIAVHQGRRVISRSEDSIIKEIEKFSKEKGFNGIIYDLGGPTANMYGIECKKKMETGACEDKQCLFPEVCRSLHVDHTAQMRLLKRARNVPGVRKVFVTSGIRYDMVLADENNKIDYVDAIVKNHVSGQLKVAPEHSSDRVLALMGKPGKGRLLEFKDMFDDANAEFGKKQFLTYYLMAAHPGCMKRDMDELSRFCGTKLKTNPEQVQIFTPTPSTVSTMMYCTGRTMDGDEVFVERTDSGKQAQKDAVIKRGDGHERR, from the coding sequence ATGTTCATACCCACCACGTTGCAGGAGGCTAAAGAAAGGGGATGGAAATCCCTCGATATCATCCTGGTATCAGGAGACACATATTATGACACATCTTACAGCGGTAGCTCGGTAATCGGTCACTGGCTCATCGATAACGGATACAAGGTGGGGATAATCCCGCAGCCCGGAGAAGGGGATATAGGCAAGCTCGGGGTTCCCAATTTGTTCTGGTCCGTCTCGGCCGGCTGCGTCGATTCCATGGTCGCCAACCGCACTCCGACCGGAAAGATCAGGAACGACGACGACTTCACGCCCGGAGGAATGAACAACAGACGTCCGGACCGGGCCACCATCAGCTATACGAACATGATCAAAAAATTCTGCAAGGACAGACCCATAGTCCTCGGCGGGATAGAGGCCTCCCTAAGACGGATAGCCCATTACGACGTATGGTCCGATTCTGTCAGGAGAAGCGTACTTTTCGATGCCAAGGCCGACTATATAACTTACGGAATGGCAGAATTTTCGAATCTGGCACTTGCCAATGCCTTGCGTGATGGCGAAGATCCTTCGCAGATAAGAGGGATATGCTATATCTCGAAAGAGCTGAAAGAAGGACATATCGAGCTGCCTTCTTACGAAGAATGTTCCGAAGATATGGAAAAATTCGCCTACGCATACCGTGAATTCTACCACAACTGCGACCCGATAACGGCAAAAGGATTGTGCCAGAAGCACGGTAACAGATATCTCGTCCAGAACCCTCCGCAGAGGGACCCTACTACCGAAGAACTGGACAGGATATATTCGTCTGATTACGAGAACAAGGTCCACCCTTCGTTCCTGAAAGACGGCCAAGTAAAGGCCGCAGACACCATAAAAAACTCGATAACCACCCATCGCGGCTGCTACGGAGGATGCAACTACTGCGCCATAGCCGTCCATCAGGGCAGAAGGGTGATCAGCAGGTCCGAGGACTCAATCATAAAAGAGATAGAGAAGTTCTCCAAAGAAAAAGGCTTCAACGGCATCATCTACGACCTTGGAGGGCCGACCGCCAATATGTACGGGATCGAGTGCAAAAAGAAGATGGAAACGGGGGCGTGCGAAGACAAGCAGTGCCTGTTCCCCGAAGTATGCCGGTCCCTGCACGTTGACCACACGGCGCAGATGCGCCTGCTGAAAAGGGCCAGGAACGTCCCGGGCGTCAGGAAGGTGTTCGTGACCTCGGGAATAAGGTACGACATGGTTTTGGCCGACGAAAACAATAAGATCGATTATGTGGACGCAATAGTGAAAAACCACGTCTCAGGACAGCTCAAGGTCGCTCCGGAACATTCTTCGGACAGAGTTCTGGCACTTATGGGCAAACCGGGAAAGGGCAGATTGTTGGAATTCAAGGACATGTTCGATGACGCCAACGCGGAGTTCGGCAAGAAGCAGTTCCTCACATACTATCTCATGGCCGCACATCCCGGCTGTATGAAGAGGGACATGGACGAGCTGAGCAGGTTCTGCGGAACAAAACTTAAAACGAACCCCGAGCAGGTCCAGATATTCACTCCGACGCCCTCGACCGTTTCGACCATGATGTACTGCACCGGGAGGACTATGGACGGCGACGAAGTGTTCGTCGAACGTACCGATTCGGGCAAACAGGCACAGAAGGACGCCGTCATCAAGAGGGGAGATGGGCACGAAAGAAGATGA